The proteins below come from a single Beutenbergia cavernae DSM 12333 genomic window:
- a CDS encoding DUF4232 domain-containing protein has protein sequence MRVRRVAVVVPPEGAPPACDPGVLAVRLHGADAFTGHRLLGLAVRNAGDTACSLSGYPDLAFRAASGELVDASVLDGDPFGARDLGARPLVLDPGAEAFAVAGWGAMSTSLDPDVTVAVLLTPPGGANPVELPVTSIPGYAPGSSLDVLDGGEVTVTAWAARFEDLL, from the coding sequence GTGCGAGTGCGTCGGGTGGCGGTCGTGGTGCCTCCGGAGGGTGCACCGCCGGCGTGCGATCCGGGCGTCCTCGCGGTGCGGCTGCACGGCGCCGACGCGTTCACCGGGCACCGCCTGCTCGGCCTGGCCGTCCGGAACGCGGGGGACACCGCGTGCTCCCTGTCCGGCTACCCGGACCTGGCCTTCCGGGCAGCCTCGGGGGAGCTCGTCGATGCGTCGGTGCTCGACGGCGACCCGTTCGGCGCACGTGACCTGGGCGCCCGACCGCTCGTGCTCGACCCGGGTGCGGAGGCGTTCGCGGTGGCCGGCTGGGGCGCGATGTCGACGTCGCTCGACCCCGACGTGACGGTCGCCGTGCTGCTCACACCGCCCGGAGGGGCGAACCCCGTGGAGCTCCCGGTGACGTCCATCCCCGGCTACGCGCCCGGTTCCTCCCTCGACGTGCTCGACGGCGGCGAGGTCACGGTCACGGCCTGGGCCGCGCGCTTCGAGGACCTCCTCTGA
- a CDS encoding GyrI-like domain-containing protein yields the protein MPFDVKRELPALYAPKNRAWDLLDVPPQQFLAVDGEGDPNTSEAYARAVEALYAVAYTLRFASKRDGFEFVVGPLEGLWWSPDPAVFTARAKEKWHWRMLITLPERLTGAQVTQAAAAAQAKKGLPAISDVRLERMHEGLCAQVLHLGSYDDETPVLAELHERYLPQLGLVPTGHHHEIYLGDPRRTAPEKLRTVIRQPVAPAP from the coding sequence GTGCCGTTCGACGTCAAGCGGGAGCTCCCCGCCCTCTACGCCCCGAAGAACCGCGCCTGGGACCTGCTCGACGTCCCGCCGCAGCAGTTCCTCGCGGTCGACGGCGAGGGGGACCCGAACACGTCGGAGGCGTACGCGCGCGCGGTCGAGGCGCTCTACGCCGTCGCGTACACGCTCCGGTTCGCGAGCAAGCGGGACGGGTTCGAGTTCGTCGTCGGACCGCTCGAGGGCCTGTGGTGGTCGCCCGACCCGGCCGTGTTCACCGCGCGGGCCAAGGAGAAGTGGCACTGGCGGATGCTCATCACGCTGCCCGAGCGCCTCACCGGGGCGCAGGTGACGCAGGCCGCCGCGGCCGCGCAGGCGAAGAAGGGACTGCCGGCGATCTCCGACGTCCGGCTCGAGCGGATGCACGAGGGGCTGTGCGCGCAGGTGCTGCACCTCGGGTCGTACGACGACGAGACACCCGTGCTCGCCGAGCTCCACGAGCGCTACCTGCCGCAGCTCGGCCTCGTCCCCACGGGTCACCACCACGAGATCTACCTCGGCGACCCGCGGCGGACGGCGCCCGAGAAGCTGCGCACGGTGATCCGGCAGCCGGTCGCGCCGGCCCCGTAG
- a CDS encoding glycoside hydrolase family 27 protein, translating to MGWNSWDCYGTTVTEAEVVANAEFMATHLRAHGWDTVVVDIAWYDPTAKAHGYNDDAPLELDAHGRQLPAPNRFPSAADGAGFGPLAAKVHELGLRFGLHVMRGIPRLAVDRDLPIAGTGWTARDAADTSSICPWNPDNYGLDHTHPAAQAYYDAQVAQFAAWGVDFVKADDMLWPYHHAEIEAYARAIERSGRPMELSLSPGRDISLAHLDHLRASSAMWRVSDDLWDRWDDVEAQFARMARWAPHQSPEGWADADMLPLGRIGIRAERGDDRHSRLTPAEQVTLLSLWVISRSPLMMGGDLPTSSPETIALLTNDAVLDVLRTSRASREVLREGDLVLWTAEGADDGGTRLVPSGAPVRYAAVFHLGDEPTRVRLALGDVGGLPTDAVVDVWSGEQVPTVAGALELDLPAHGAHLLRLSPRS from the coding sequence ATGGGCTGGAACAGCTGGGACTGCTACGGCACGACCGTCACGGAGGCCGAGGTCGTCGCGAACGCCGAGTTCATGGCCACCCACCTGCGCGCGCACGGCTGGGACACCGTCGTCGTCGACATCGCCTGGTACGACCCCACCGCGAAGGCCCACGGCTACAACGACGACGCCCCGCTCGAGCTGGACGCCCACGGCCGCCAGCTCCCCGCCCCGAACCGTTTCCCGAGCGCCGCCGACGGCGCCGGCTTCGGCCCGCTCGCGGCAAAGGTCCACGAGCTCGGACTCCGCTTCGGGCTGCACGTCATGCGCGGGATCCCGCGGCTCGCCGTCGATCGCGACCTGCCGATCGCCGGCACCGGGTGGACGGCCCGCGACGCCGCCGACACCAGCTCGATCTGCCCCTGGAACCCGGACAACTACGGCCTCGATCACACGCATCCCGCCGCGCAGGCGTACTACGACGCGCAGGTCGCCCAGTTCGCCGCGTGGGGCGTCGACTTCGTCAAGGCCGACGACATGCTCTGGCCCTACCACCACGCGGAGATCGAGGCCTACGCCCGGGCGATCGAGCGGTCCGGCCGACCCATGGAGCTGAGCCTCTCCCCCGGCCGAGACATCTCGCTCGCGCACCTGGACCACCTGCGCGCGAGCTCGGCGATGTGGCGCGTCAGCGACGACCTCTGGGACCGCTGGGACGACGTCGAGGCCCAGTTCGCGCGCATGGCGCGTTGGGCGCCGCACCAGTCGCCCGAGGGCTGGGCCGACGCCGACATGCTCCCCCTCGGCCGGATCGGCATCCGCGCCGAGCGCGGCGACGACCGCCACTCGCGCCTCACCCCGGCCGAGCAGGTCACGCTCCTCAGCCTGTGGGTGATCTCCCGCTCGCCGCTCATGATGGGCGGCGACCTGCCGACGTCGTCCCCCGAGACCATCGCCCTCCTCACCAACGACGCCGTCCTCGACGTCCTGCGCACCTCGCGCGCGAGCCGCGAGGTGCTGCGCGAGGGCGACCTCGTGCTGTGGACGGCCGAGGGGGCCGACGACGGCGGCACGCGCCTCGTGCCGTCGGGTGCGCCGGTGCGCTACGCGGCTGTGTTCCACCTCGGCGACGAGCCGACCCGCGTGAGGCTCGCCCTCGGCGACGTCGGCGGACTCCCGACGGACGCCGTCGTCGACGTCTGGTCCGGCGAGCAGGTGCCCACGGTCGCCGGCGCGCTCGAGCTCGACCTCCCGGCCCACGGCGCGCACCTGCTCCGCCTCTCGCCGCGGAGCTGA